The Aneurinibacillus sp. REN35 nucleotide sequence CTGTAAAGTGCAATTCAATTTGCATCTGCTCTTTTTGTGCCGGAAGCGCAAGCGACGTTGATACCTTCGCTCCTTTAAGACTGAGATCATGAATTCTTACTTCACCAGGCTTGCTGTGAACATAGCGATCCCCTATTTTAATAATATTGAACGTACCTACAATCCCATCGGAAAATACGAGACGGAAGCCTTCTTTTCTTTTATACTCCATATCTTTTACTCCTCTCTGGGCCTGACTTATACTTACGCTACAA carries:
- a CDS encoding PilZ domain-containing protein, which produces MEYKRKEGFRLVFSDGIVGTFNIIKIGDRYVHSKPGEVRIHDLSLKGAKVSTSLALPAQKEQMQIELHFTVYEQPFVVRGSMAWKREEQGRYYYGVSFDEESYSASDLFEELKLYARKRKELKSEAEE